Proteins encoded within one genomic window of Cellulomonas flavigena DSM 20109:
- a CDS encoding thiamine ABC transporter substrate-binding protein, which translates to MSTPRPRPATGPRRVACALTAGVAVAALTSCSATGGATPGESADATSAGTVTLVTHESFGLSEGLLEQFEADTGLTVEVVQQADAGALVNQLVLTKDAPLGDLVFGVDDAFASRALDEGVVVPVELDAPAAQDAAAYAVPGDEGALTAVDLGDVCLNVDVGWFAERGVPEPTTLESLLDPAYRDLVVVPDPVTSSPGLAFLLATVGAFGEDGWVDYWAGLRDNGLKVADGWSEAYYTDFTAGGGDGPRPVVLSYASSPPFTVPDGGDEPTTRALLDTCYRQVEYAGVLAGAANPEGAAQLLEFLLSDEVQADIPTSMYMYPVSSSVELPEEWARWAPLADEPFDVAPADISTHREQWLQTWSDTVIG; encoded by the coding sequence ATGAGCACCCCCCGGCCCCGACCCGCCACCGGCCCCCGGCGCGTGGCGTGCGCCCTCACCGCGGGCGTCGCGGTCGCCGCCCTGACCTCCTGCTCCGCGACGGGCGGCGCGACGCCCGGCGAGTCCGCCGACGCGACGTCCGCGGGCACCGTGACGCTGGTGACGCACGAGTCGTTCGGGCTGTCCGAGGGGCTGCTGGAGCAGTTCGAGGCCGACACGGGCCTCACGGTCGAGGTCGTGCAGCAGGCGGACGCCGGCGCGCTGGTCAACCAGCTCGTGCTGACCAAGGACGCGCCGCTGGGGGACCTGGTGTTCGGCGTGGACGACGCGTTCGCGTCGCGCGCGCTCGACGAGGGCGTCGTCGTGCCCGTCGAGCTCGACGCGCCCGCCGCGCAGGACGCCGCCGCCTACGCCGTGCCGGGCGACGAGGGCGCGCTCACCGCGGTCGACCTGGGCGACGTGTGCCTCAACGTCGACGTCGGCTGGTTCGCGGAGCGCGGCGTGCCGGAGCCGACGACGCTGGAGTCGCTGCTGGACCCGGCGTACCGCGACCTCGTCGTCGTGCCGGACCCCGTGACCTCGTCGCCCGGCCTGGCGTTCCTGCTGGCCACGGTGGGTGCGTTCGGCGAGGACGGATGGGTCGACTACTGGGCGGGCCTGCGCGACAACGGGCTGAAGGTCGCCGACGGCTGGTCGGAGGCGTACTACACGGACTTCACCGCGGGCGGCGGCGACGGGCCCCGGCCGGTCGTGCTGTCCTACGCGTCGTCCCCGCCGTTCACCGTGCCCGACGGCGGCGACGAGCCGACGACGCGCGCGCTGCTCGACACCTGCTACCGGCAGGTCGAGTACGCGGGCGTGCTGGCCGGTGCCGCCAACCCCGAGGGCGCCGCGCAGCTCCTCGAGTTCCTGCTGTCCGACGAGGTGCAGGCGGACATCCCGACGTCGATGTACATGTACCCGGTGAGCTCGTCCGTCGAGCTGCCCGAGGAGTGGGCGCGCTGGGCCCCGCTGGCCGACGAGCCGTTCGACGTCGCGCCGGCCGACATCTCGACCCACCGGGAGCAGTGGCTGCAGACCTGGTCCGACACCGTCATCGGCTGA
- a CDS encoding ABC transporter permease, translating into MSDVTVGGDGVAPTPADRNPGHRSEGRSGSGVPVGGGSGGGTRWGARSGWGARTGWGLAVGVPLAFLAVFFVWPVAEIVGRGFVADGRVDLGGFGDVFSRPRTWRVVGQTLAQAGVATAAAVLLGVPGAYLLYRCRFPGRGALRAFVTVPFVMPTVVVGVAFRSLLVDGGLLGRLGLDGTFTAIVLALVFFNYAVVVRTVGGMWERLDPRTEQAARALGASPWRVLRTVTLPALGPAIASAASLVFLFCATAFGTVLVLGGRRYGTVETEIWIQTTQFLDLRAAAVLSVVQLVVVAAALTVAGRARARTERALTLGAPAATARRVRLREPLDLVTVVVTGVTVAGLLATPLVNLVVRSLRTPDGWGLDHYRALAVPQDTLAVSAWQAAGTSVRTAVDATVLALVVGGLVALVVSRRPRRAAARRAVAGLDALFMLPLGVSAVTVGFGFLVSMDAPLGLPVDLRTSPVLVAVAQAVVAVPLVVRTVLPVLRAIDPRQREVAATLGAAPGRVLRTVDVAVALRAVGLALGFAFAASLGEFGATSFLARPQEPTLPVVIFRLLGRPGAESYGAALAASVLLAALTAGVVAVCERLRRPGIGGAW; encoded by the coding sequence GTGAGCGACGTGACGGTCGGCGGGGACGGGGTCGCGCCCACGCCCGCCGACCGGAACCCGGGTCACCGATCCGAGGGCCGGTCGGGGAGCGGTGTTCCGGTCGGCGGCGGGTCGGGTGGCGGGACGCGGTGGGGTGCGCGGTCGGGGTGGGGTGCGCGGACGGGGTGGGGCCTGGCCGTCGGGGTGCCGCTGGCGTTCCTCGCGGTGTTCTTCGTGTGGCCCGTCGCGGAGATCGTCGGACGCGGGTTCGTGGCCGACGGGCGCGTGGACCTCGGCGGGTTCGGGGACGTGTTCTCCCGGCCGCGGACGTGGCGCGTCGTCGGGCAGACCCTCGCGCAGGCCGGGGTCGCGACGGCTGCGGCCGTGCTGCTCGGCGTGCCCGGCGCGTACCTGCTGTACCGCTGCCGGTTCCCCGGGCGCGGTGCGCTGCGCGCGTTCGTCACCGTGCCGTTCGTGATGCCGACGGTCGTGGTCGGCGTGGCGTTCCGCTCGCTGCTCGTCGACGGCGGGCTGCTCGGCAGGCTCGGCCTGGACGGCACCTTCACCGCGATCGTCCTCGCGCTCGTGTTCTTCAACTACGCGGTCGTCGTGCGGACCGTCGGCGGCATGTGGGAGCGCCTGGACCCGCGCACCGAGCAGGCCGCCCGCGCGCTCGGCGCGTCGCCGTGGCGCGTGCTGCGGACGGTGACGCTCCCCGCGCTGGGCCCGGCGATCGCGTCCGCGGCGTCCCTGGTGTTCCTGTTCTGCGCGACCGCGTTCGGCACGGTTCTCGTGCTCGGGGGGCGGCGGTACGGCACGGTCGAGACCGAGATCTGGATCCAGACGACCCAGTTCCTCGACCTGCGGGCCGCGGCCGTGCTCTCGGTCGTCCAGCTCGTGGTCGTCGCCGCGGCGCTCACGGTCGCCGGGCGGGCGCGGGCCCGCACCGAGCGCGCGCTCACGCTCGGGGCCCCGGCCGCGACGGCCCGTCGCGTGCGCCTGCGCGAGCCGCTCGACCTCGTCACCGTCGTCGTCACGGGCGTCACCGTGGCCGGCCTGCTCGCGACGCCGCTGGTCAACCTCGTCGTCAGGTCGCTGCGCACGCCCGACGGCTGGGGCCTGGACCACTACCGTGCGCTCGCGGTGCCCCAGGACACGCTCGCCGTGTCCGCGTGGCAGGCCGCCGGCACGTCCGTGCGCACGGCTGTCGACGCGACCGTCCTCGCGCTCGTCGTCGGCGGGCTCGTCGCGCTCGTCGTGTCGCGCCGCCCCCGACGCGCCGCCGCCCGCCGGGCCGTCGCCGGGCTGGACGCGCTGTTCATGCTGCCGCTCGGGGTGTCGGCCGTGACCGTCGGCTTCGGGTTCCTCGTGTCGATGGACGCACCCCTCGGGCTGCCCGTGGACCTGCGGACGTCGCCCGTGCTCGTCGCCGTCGCGCAGGCCGTGGTCGCGGTGCCGCTCGTCGTGCGGACCGTGCTGCCCGTGCTGCGCGCGATCGACCCGCGGCAGCGCGAGGTCGCCGCGACCCTCGGGGCGGCGCCCGGGCGCGTGCTGCGGACCGTCGACGTCGCGGTCGCGCTGCGGGCCGTCGGGCTCGCGCTCGGGTTCGCGTTCGCCGCGTCGCTCGGGGAGTTCGGCGCGACGTCGTTCCTCGCGCGCCCGCAGGAACCGACCCTGCCCGTCGTGATCTTCCGGCTGCTGGGACGCCCCGGCGCCGAGTCCTACGGCGCCGCGCTCGCGGCGTCGGTGCTGCTGGCCGCGCTGACGGCCGGCGTCGTGGCCGTGTGCGAGCGGCTGCGCCGCCCGGGGATCGGAGGTGCGTGGTGA
- a CDS encoding ABC transporter ATP-binding protein: protein MSDGLQVADVVVRYAGAAAAAVDGVDLAVPTGEVLALLGPSGCGKSSLLRAVAGLEPLTGGDVAWDGVSVAEVPVHRRGFGLLFQDGQLFAHRDVAGNVAYGLPAAVRRDRAARTTRVAELLDLVGLPGTERRDVATLSGGERQRVALARALAPRPRLLLLDEPLSALDRALRERLALDLRDVLVATGTTALFVTHDQDEAFAVADRVAVMDSGRLLQVAPPAALWARPASRRVAQFLGYEAFVDVPATGAVVPAAVRALVDAVGAAGVAPVPTGGVLALVAGAFVVDPTTTPAPPPADRNPAHLLGVEAVSRVPVGGVVGGGGERGAARGDVSGVVRAVRSRRGRTEVVVDVDGVGTVSALAPAGWTCVPGARVALQVDAAAVAGLPG from the coding sequence GTGAGCGACGGGCTGCAGGTCGCCGACGTCGTCGTGCGGTACGCGGGCGCGGCGGCGGCGGCCGTCGACGGGGTCGACCTCGCCGTGCCGACCGGCGAGGTGCTCGCGCTGCTCGGGCCGTCCGGGTGCGGCAAGTCGTCGCTGCTGCGGGCGGTCGCGGGGCTCGAGCCGCTCACCGGTGGTGACGTCGCGTGGGACGGGGTGTCCGTCGCCGAGGTGCCCGTGCACCGCCGCGGGTTCGGGCTGCTGTTCCAGGACGGCCAGCTCTTCGCGCACCGCGACGTCGCGGGCAACGTCGCCTACGGGCTACCCGCGGCCGTGCGGCGCGACCGGGCAGCGCGCACCACGCGTGTCGCGGAGCTGCTCGACCTCGTCGGGCTGCCGGGCACCGAGCGCCGGGACGTCGCGACGCTGTCCGGCGGCGAGCGCCAGCGCGTCGCGCTGGCCCGCGCACTCGCGCCACGCCCCCGGCTGCTGCTGCTCGACGAGCCGCTGTCCGCGCTCGACCGCGCCCTGCGCGAGCGTCTCGCGCTCGACCTGCGCGACGTGCTCGTCGCGACCGGCACCACCGCGCTGTTCGTCACGCACGACCAGGACGAGGCGTTCGCGGTGGCCGACCGCGTCGCCGTCATGGACTCCGGTCGGCTCCTGCAGGTCGCGCCGCCCGCGGCGCTGTGGGCGCGGCCCGCGTCGCGCCGCGTCGCGCAGTTCCTCGGGTACGAGGCGTTCGTCGACGTGCCGGCGACCGGCGCGGTCGTGCCCGCCGCGGTCCGTGCCCTCGTCGACGCGGTGGGTGCCGCGGGCGTCGCGCCCGTGCCCACCGGGGGCGTCCTCGCGCTGGTGGCCGGCGCGTTCGTCGTCGACCCGACCACCACCCCCGCCCCCCCACCCGCCGACCGGAACCCTGCTCACCTTCTCGGGGTCGAAGCGGTGAGCCGTGTTCCGGTCGGCGGGGTGGTGGGGGGCGGCGGCGAGCGCGGGGCGGCGAGGGGCGACGTGAGCGGGGTGGTGCGGGCCGTCCGGTCGCGGCGCGGGCGGACGGAGGTGGTGGTGGACGTCGACGGCGTCGGTACCGTGAGCGCGCTGGCGCCGGCCGGGTGGACGTGCGTCCCCGGTGCGCGCGTCGCCCTGCAGGTCGATGCCGCTGCGGTCGCGGGGCTCCCGGGCTAA
- a CDS encoding SRPBCC family protein translates to MSLERREVVAVDVHAPVATVWEHLRDPRLVRRWFGWDHDGLDAEIQEIFATGVHEEHDHADGLTTRSLVWRNHDHLTVTAHDDRPTLTRVTVTRPSHDGLSTFDGVFDEMDEGWTQFVHQLAFALEVHPGKDRVTLTAHRLDAGGRSDPLLFRAGLHGVRGLPVGAHVDATRPDGSRVGGRVRYKTEHQVGIHLKGIAESLLVLVVRPAVEAPPHGAVDATLSTYGLDADVLDEARRRWAGWWRAGASARA, encoded by the coding sequence ATGTCCCTCGAGCGTCGTGAGGTCGTCGCCGTCGACGTCCACGCACCCGTCGCGACCGTCTGGGAGCACCTGCGCGACCCGCGGCTCGTGCGCCGCTGGTTCGGGTGGGACCACGACGGTCTGGACGCCGAGATCCAGGAGATCTTCGCCACCGGCGTGCACGAGGAGCACGACCACGCCGACGGGCTGACGACCCGCTCCCTGGTGTGGCGCAACCACGACCACCTCACCGTCACCGCGCACGACGACCGGCCGACGCTCACCCGCGTCACCGTGACCCGCCCCAGCCACGACGGCCTGTCGACGTTCGACGGAGTCTTCGACGAGATGGACGAGGGCTGGACGCAGTTCGTCCACCAGCTGGCGTTCGCCCTCGAGGTCCACCCCGGCAAGGACCGGGTCACGCTCACGGCGCACCGCCTGGACGCCGGCGGGCGCAGCGACCCCCTGCTGTTCCGCGCCGGGCTGCACGGCGTGCGCGGGCTGCCCGTGGGGGCGCACGTCGACGCCACGCGCCCCGACGGCTCCCGCGTCGGCGGCCGGGTCCGCTACAAGACCGAGCACCAGGTGGGCATCCACCTCAAGGGCATCGCCGAGTCGCTGCTCGTGCTCGTCGTGCGCCCCGCCGTGGAGGCACCGCCGCACGGCGCGGTCGACGCCACGCTGTCGACGTACGGCCTGGACGCCGACGTGCTCGACGAGGCGCGACGCCGCTGGGCGGGCTGGTGGCGGGCGGGGGCATCCGCGCGCGCCTGA
- a CDS encoding GNAT family N-acetyltransferase produces MTRWSIRELSAPASLDADDAWLLHGMVDAQNASTLALWGSDDFATTPRRALSQLADQEYVRRARLVAVDESTDAPDPARVLGFARLDLPLADNTHTGWLDLGVRPEHRGRGVGDALHATACDVARSAGRTHLLTETDQAAEPAPGPDTFGAPTGEGLVSRADRDVRFALARGWQLEQVARHSRLTLPVDAAALEEHRARAAAAAGPDYRPVTWDDATPDERVEQMCALHVAMSTDEPTAGLDVEEEVWDAARVRHADAQTLGRGEHLLTTAIEHVPTGRLVAYSAFMIPPHTDEFVWQEDTLVAGDHRGHRLGMLVKAVQLQALVERRPSVRRISTWNAEENRWMLAINVALGFRPAGGSGVWQRTL; encoded by the coding sequence ATGACGAGGTGGTCGATCCGCGAGCTGTCCGCACCGGCGTCGCTCGACGCCGACGACGCGTGGCTCCTGCACGGCATGGTGGACGCGCAGAACGCGTCGACCCTCGCCCTGTGGGGGTCCGACGACTTCGCGACGACGCCGCGTCGTGCCCTGTCGCAGCTGGCCGACCAGGAGTACGTCCGCCGGGCGCGGCTCGTGGCCGTCGACGAGTCCACCGATGCGCCCGACCCGGCGCGCGTCCTCGGCTTCGCGCGCCTGGACCTGCCGCTGGCCGACAACACCCACACCGGGTGGCTGGACCTGGGGGTGCGCCCCGAGCACCGCGGCCGGGGGGTCGGCGACGCGCTGCACGCGACCGCCTGCGACGTCGCCCGTTCCGCCGGACGCACTCACCTGCTGACGGAGACGGACCAGGCGGCCGAGCCGGCGCCGGGCCCCGACACGTTCGGTGCACCCACCGGCGAGGGGCTCGTGAGCCGCGCGGACCGGGACGTGCGGTTCGCGCTCGCGCGCGGCTGGCAGCTCGAGCAGGTCGCCCGGCACTCGAGGCTCACGCTGCCCGTCGACGCGGCCGCGCTCGAGGAGCACCGTGCCCGCGCGGCGGCGGCCGCAGGCCCCGACTACCGGCCGGTGACGTGGGACGACGCGACGCCCGACGAGCGCGTGGAGCAGATGTGCGCGCTGCACGTGGCGATGAGCACCGACGAGCCGACCGCGGGGCTCGACGTCGAGGAGGAGGTCTGGGACGCCGCCCGTGTGCGGCACGCCGACGCCCAGACGCTCGGACGCGGCGAGCACCTGCTCACCACGGCGATCGAGCACGTGCCGACGGGGCGGCTCGTGGCGTACTCCGCGTTCATGATCCCGCCGCACACGGACGAGTTCGTGTGGCAGGAGGACACGCTCGTGGCCGGCGACCACCGCGGACACCGGCTGGGCATGCTGGTCAAGGCCGTCCAGCTGCAGGCCCTGGTGGAGCGGCGGCCGTCCGTGCGGCGCATCAGCACGTGGAACGCCGAGGAAAACCGCTGGATGCTCGCCATCAACGTCGCCCTGGGCTTCCGGCCCGCGGGCGGCAGCGGGGTCTGGCAGCGCACCCTCTGA
- a CDS encoding Nramp family divalent metal transporter gives MKPRVPVLLGPAFVAAVAYVDPGNVAANLTAGARYGYLLLWVLVAANAMAVLVQYQSAKLGLVTGESMPGLLGSRLRRGPRLAYWAQAEIVAAATDVAEVVGGAIALHLLLGLPLPVGGAIVGAASLVLLATQDRYGQRRFEAVVVALLAVITVGFLVGLVVSPPDADGVLGGLVPRFAGTDTVLLAASMLGATVMPHAIYVHSALVRDRHGRAPEGEGRRLLLRATRWDVAVALVVAGAVNIGLLLLAASGLQGTEGTDTIEGAHAAIVGALGPGIGLAFAIGLLASGLASTSVGAYAGATIMEGLLHRRIPLLVRRVVTIIPAVLLLALGADPTWTLVLSQVVLSFGIPFALVPLVRLGRDRTLMGADRNGPVLHAVLCVVVALVVVLNLALLGLLLTGA, from the coding sequence GTGAAGCCGCGGGTGCCGGTGCTCCTCGGCCCCGCGTTCGTGGCCGCCGTCGCGTACGTCGACCCCGGCAACGTGGCCGCCAACCTCACCGCGGGCGCCCGCTACGGCTACCTGCTGCTGTGGGTGCTCGTCGCAGCCAACGCCATGGCGGTGCTCGTGCAGTACCAGTCGGCCAAGCTCGGCCTGGTCACGGGGGAGTCCATGCCCGGCCTGCTCGGGAGCCGGCTGCGGCGTGGCCCGCGGCTGGCCTACTGGGCGCAGGCCGAGATCGTCGCCGCGGCCACCGACGTCGCCGAGGTCGTCGGCGGCGCGATCGCCCTGCACCTGCTGCTCGGGCTGCCGCTCCCCGTCGGCGGCGCGATCGTGGGTGCTGCGTCGCTGGTGCTGCTCGCGACGCAGGACCGGTACGGCCAGCGCCGGTTCGAGGCCGTCGTCGTCGCGCTGCTCGCCGTCATCACCGTCGGGTTCCTCGTCGGGCTCGTCGTGTCACCCCCCGACGCCGACGGCGTGCTCGGCGGGCTCGTGCCGCGGTTCGCCGGCACCGACACCGTGCTGCTCGCCGCGAGCATGCTCGGCGCCACCGTCATGCCGCACGCGATCTACGTGCACTCCGCGCTCGTGCGCGACCGCCACGGCCGCGCCCCCGAGGGCGAGGGGCGTCGGCTGCTGCTGCGCGCCACCCGCTGGGACGTGGCGGTCGCGCTCGTCGTCGCGGGCGCCGTCAACATCGGGCTGCTGCTGCTCGCCGCGTCCGGGCTCCAGGGCACCGAGGGCACCGACACCATCGAGGGTGCGCACGCCGCGATCGTCGGCGCGCTCGGACCCGGCATCGGGCTGGCGTTCGCGATCGGGCTGCTCGCGTCGGGTCTCGCGTCGACGTCGGTCGGCGCCTACGCGGGGGCGACGATCATGGAGGGCCTCCTGCACCGGCGCATCCCGCTGCTCGTGCGCCGCGTCGTGACGATCATCCCGGCGGTGCTGCTGCTCGCGCTCGGCGCCGACCCCACGTGGACCCTCGTCCTCAGCCAGGTCGTCCTCAGCTTCGGCATCCCGTTCGCGCTGGTCCCGCTCGTGCGGCTCGGCCGCGACCGCACCCTCATGGGTGCCGACCGCAACGGCCCGGTGCTGCACGCCGTGCTGTGCGTCGTCGTCGCCCTCGTCGTCGTCCTCAACCTCGCACTCCTGGGCCTCCTCCTCACGGGCGCCTGA
- a CDS encoding RNA polymerase sigma factor produces MTTGQGGPPAAGGEEDVAAALGDAWRAHWSRVVALLVAQFASPDLAEDAAGDAFEAAARTWPRDGVPANPGAWLLTAGRRRVLDRLRAQSVHRRKEPLMVVDDEMRALAAATQDPGAHVADEQLRLVLACCHPALAPADRVAMTLRFVVGLGTAEIGRLLLVQHTAMSARLTRAKKRLAAAGVPFVVPPADRLDERLDAVATVLYLLFTAGYQPADAPGGLRVDLADEAVRLARELDGLLGGSPRVRALLALMLLQHSRRDARVDDDGRLVLLPDQDRSRWHASEIAEGVALLRALPALDGLAEDHRLQAVAAAEHATAPTAADTRWDVVASVYAVLEARTGSPVVRLARAVAVAEADGPEAGLALLDGLDEVLAHHHRLPAVRGELLLRAGHGPQAAAELERALTLVPDTAERHHLECRLAEARTLPT; encoded by the coding sequence ATGACGACCGGTCAGGGCGGGCCCCCGGCCGCCGGGGGCGAGGAGGACGTCGCGGCGGCGCTCGGCGACGCGTGGCGCGCGCACTGGTCGCGCGTCGTCGCGCTGCTCGTCGCGCAGTTCGCCAGCCCCGACCTCGCCGAGGACGCCGCGGGCGACGCGTTCGAGGCCGCCGCGCGCACCTGGCCGCGCGACGGTGTGCCCGCCAACCCGGGTGCGTGGCTGCTGACGGCCGGGCGTCGCCGCGTCCTCGACCGGTTGCGGGCGCAGTCCGTGCACCGGCGCAAGGAGCCGCTCATGGTGGTCGACGACGAGATGCGGGCGCTGGCCGCCGCGACGCAGGATCCCGGCGCGCACGTCGCGGACGAGCAGCTGCGCCTGGTCCTGGCGTGCTGCCACCCGGCGCTCGCCCCGGCGGACCGCGTCGCCATGACGCTGCGGTTCGTCGTGGGGCTCGGGACGGCGGAGATCGGGCGGCTGCTGCTGGTGCAGCACACCGCGATGTCGGCGCGCCTGACGCGTGCCAAGAAGCGGCTCGCCGCGGCCGGCGTGCCGTTCGTCGTGCCACCGGCCGACCGGCTCGACGAGCGTCTCGACGCCGTCGCGACGGTGCTGTACCTGCTGTTCACGGCCGGGTACCAGCCTGCGGACGCGCCCGGCGGGCTGCGGGTGGACCTCGCCGACGAGGCCGTGCGGCTCGCGCGTGAGCTCGACGGTCTGCTCGGCGGCTCGCCGCGCGTCCGCGCGCTGCTCGCGCTGATGCTGCTGCAGCACTCGCGGCGCGACGCGCGCGTGGACGACGACGGCCGTCTGGTGCTGCTGCCGGACCAGGACCGCTCGCGCTGGCACGCCTCGGAGATCGCGGAGGGCGTGGCCCTGCTGCGGGCGCTGCCGGCGCTCGACGGCCTCGCCGAGGACCACCGGCTGCAGGCGGTCGCGGCCGCCGAGCATGCGACCGCCCCGACCGCCGCCGACACCCGGTGGGACGTCGTCGCGAGCGTCTACGCCGTGCTGGAGGCGCGCACGGGCTCGCCGGTCGTGCGGCTCGCGCGGGCCGTCGCGGTCGCCGAGGCGGACGGCCCCGAGGCCGGTCTCGCGCTCCTCGACGGCCTGGACGAGGTGCTCGCGCACCACCACCGACTGCCCGCGGTGCGGGGCGAGCTGCTGCTGCGTGCCGGCCACGGCCCGCAGGCCGCCGCGGAGCTCGAGCGTGCCCTGACCCTCGTCCCCGACACGGCCGAGCGCCACCACCTCGAGTGCCGTCTCGCCGAGGCCCGCACCCTGCCCACGTGA
- a CDS encoding YciI family protein, producing MRFVVLVYEDEAIWRAADEAGRARYDEGHRAFVQAAQAAGVRVEAGEALAGVASASTVRHARGATTVTDGPFAETTEQLGGFYLVDAPDRQTLLDLVALLPETTHEVRECVEP from the coding sequence GTGAGGTTCGTCGTCCTCGTCTACGAGGACGAGGCGATCTGGCGTGCGGCGGACGAGGCCGGTCGCGCCCGGTACGACGAGGGCCACCGCGCGTTCGTCCAGGCCGCGCAGGCCGCCGGTGTGCGGGTCGAGGCCGGCGAGGCGCTCGCGGGCGTAGCGTCCGCGAGCACCGTGCGGCACGCGAGGGGCGCGACGACCGTCACCGACGGCCCGTTCGCGGAGACGACCGAGCAGCTCGGCGGGTTCTACCTGGTCGACGCCCCCGACCGGCAGACGCTGCTCGACCTGGTGGCGCTGCTGCCCGAGACGACGCACGAGGTCCGCGAGTGCGTGGAGCCGTGA
- a CDS encoding YciI family protein, translating to MSTTTTYMLLLWGDPDACVDLGAAYAAHGTFAEQCALQGHEIVGGEELASPRDARLLTVADGTAQVTDGPYAETTEQLGGFYLVRTSDPDGLLRLAAPLVMDDEGTLELRPVAVHEAAPTGTSPAAVAQPVA from the coding sequence ATGAGCACCACGACGACGTACATGCTGTTGCTGTGGGGCGACCCGGACGCGTGCGTCGACCTGGGGGCGGCGTACGCCGCGCACGGTACGTTCGCCGAGCAGTGCGCGCTCCAGGGCCACGAGATCGTCGGTGGTGAGGAGCTCGCGAGCCCGCGGGACGCGCGCCTGCTCACCGTCGCCGACGGCACGGCGCAGGTCACCGACGGGCCGTACGCGGAGACCACCGAGCAGCTCGGCGGGTTCTACCTGGTGCGCACCTCGGACCCCGACGGGCTGCTGCGCCTGGCGGCGCCGCTCGTGATGGACGACGAGGGCACGTTGGAGCTGCGGCCCGTCGCGGTGCACGAGGCGGCGCCCACCGGGACGTCCCCGGCTGCGGTGGCGCAGCCCGTGGCGTGA
- a CDS encoding type 1 glutamine amidotransferase domain-containing protein codes for MSTDLNGRRVLAVVTNYGVEQDELVVPVEHLRGAGAHVDVAAVDDAPVETLVGDKDPGRTVQPTTTLGEADADGYDLLLVPGGTLNADSLRLQDDAVRLVTAFARSGRPVAAICHGPWLLVEAGLVEGKRLTSYPSLTTDVRNAGGTWVDEEVVADDVHGFRLVTSRTPDDLDAFLREVDAALAA; via the coding sequence ATGAGCACCGACCTGAACGGCCGCCGTGTCCTGGCCGTGGTCACCAACTACGGCGTCGAGCAGGACGAGCTCGTCGTCCCCGTCGAGCACCTGCGCGGCGCGGGGGCGCACGTGGACGTCGCGGCGGTCGACGACGCCCCCGTCGAGACGCTCGTCGGCGACAAGGACCCGGGGCGCACGGTGCAGCCGACCACGACGCTGGGCGAGGCCGACGCCGACGGGTACGACCTGCTCCTGGTGCCCGGCGGCACGCTGAACGCCGACAGCCTGCGCCTGCAGGACGATGCCGTGCGCCTCGTCACGGCGTTCGCGCGCTCCGGGCGGCCCGTCGCGGCGATCTGCCACGGTCCGTGGCTGCTGGTGGAGGCCGGCCTGGTCGAGGGCAAGCGGCTCACGTCGTACCCGTCGCTCACCACGGACGTGCGCAACGCCGGCGGCACGTGGGTCGACGAGGAGGTCGTCGCGGACGACGTGCACGGGTTCCGGCTGGTCACGTCGCGCACCCCGGACGACCTGGACGCGTTCCTGCGCGAGGTGGACGCGGCGCTCGCGGCCTGA
- a CDS encoding NUDIX hydrolase, with product MPVTSAALLLHHGRGADAHVLIAHMGGPFWARKDEGAWSIPKGLVEPGEDVEAAARREFAEELGVPAPDGPVVDLGAFRYSSGKVVHVLAVEVPAWLVGSPDDPASPELTARAGISTAQVEWPPRSGRRVDVPEVDRAVWFPLERARPLLVAGQQPVLDALATATS from the coding sequence GTGCCCGTCACCAGCGCCGCCCTCCTGCTGCACCACGGCCGCGGCGCGGACGCGCACGTGCTGATCGCGCACATGGGCGGCCCGTTCTGGGCGCGCAAGGACGAGGGCGCGTGGTCGATCCCCAAGGGGCTCGTCGAGCCGGGCGAGGACGTCGAGGCCGCCGCCCGCCGCGAGTTCGCCGAGGAGCTCGGCGTCCCCGCGCCCGACGGGCCCGTCGTGGACCTCGGCGCGTTCCGCTACTCGTCGGGCAAGGTCGTGCACGTCCTGGCCGTCGAGGTGCCGGCCTGGCTCGTCGGCTCGCCCGACGACCCCGCGTCGCCCGAACTCACGGCGCGCGCCGGCATCAGCACCGCGCAGGTCGAGTGGCCGCCGCGCTCGGGGCGCCGGGTCGACGTCCCGGAGGTCGACCGGGCCGTGTGGTTCCCGCTCGAGCGGGCCCGACCGCTGCTCGTCGCCGGCCAGCAGCCGGTCCTGGACGCGTTGGCGACCGCGACCTCCTGA